The segment aaaacCTTTTGATAGGTTAAAAAGTGGCAAATGTTGGATTACGTTTACATAGGTTTGTGAAATTAATGTCCATCCAATCATACTACACATGATGCAAGTGTGTTTTATCGTATTTGCAAATATCAGATACTTTAATTCACGAATacaattttttctcaaaatgttGAGTTGAGTGTACAGTATTTGATCAATAATTTAATCTTTCTCAAACATTAAGtacatttttatttctcttttacaAATCCATCGTATGTATAGTTAGAAATTAGTTTCTATAATTTGATAAGAGAGGAATATGTATCAATCTGATTTCTGCCATCTGGCTGAAGTTGAGTCTGCGTATCAGTTCTATCGAAATAAGTTGGAATGAGAAAGAGCAGAGTCGATTTAACAATTCTTGACACCATTCGTGGAAATGACTAATCTGATTTCTAGTTCTTCTTATCCAACAGTGGGGTGTGTGTCTGGTATCATCACCCTTTACATTCCTGCAACCATGCATATTGAGGAGGAGGTTCGTCGAAATCTATCATTTGCAagggtaaaaataaaaagatttgtcTTGAGAAAGTTAATTTGTCATAATTGTCGTGATCGTCAAAATGAGTTCGATCAACAGCGTGATCGGTTTAAAGAGATCTCATCAATGGCATGTGACGTATTGAGCATATACATCACCACAGTTGCTTCAGAATCATCCTTCCATATTGGAAACTGTGTGTTGAACAAGTATAGAAGTTCCCTTCTCTCTTCGAATGTTCGAGCATTGATTTGCGCAAGGAATTGGCTAAGGAGATTTGAGTCTTTAGACAGTAAATTCATTGAACATTTGAATTTGGTTATCTTTATACTTGAAATTTATAATCGAATTTGCTTAGGTGACGGAGTGGATTTTGAACCCTTGGAAGAAGTTGGAAAAGAAGTGAGGAAACAGGTCAAGTCTGAGTTCATGTGTGAGTCATTTGTTTCTAATCTCTATTGATACCTTATACATGGATTATTGCTCTGTAATTTAGTCTGAAGTGGAGTCTGACCTTTGTTGTAGAAAAGTATACTTTGTTGTAGAAACTGTATAGAAAGGTTAGAGATTTAACCATATGTATTAGGTTTGATGGTTAGTATCTGATGCTAAAGCTGGGGTTTTGGGTGCACTTTACTGGAGAATGATAAACTGATGGTGCCTTTAGTGTACTTTCATGTAGCCACTAGATGAATGATAATCACACATTATAATAAATCACTTGTTTTGTAGGGTTTATGGACTTGGAGGAAGATGGAGTAGAAGATAATTAGATAAGGAAGGAGCTTAGACTTATGTGTATTGCTTTTTATGAACTTATGTATGCAATTATTTATGGAGTTATGAACTTATGTAGGCAATTTTGCTATTTATGTGGTCTTTTGAACTTATATATTGTTCAATTATGAACTTATTTATGCAATTATAGATGGATTTTAATCTTATTAActtgtatttgtatttatagatctatatattgaaattcaattttttttaaatggtctTTAATAGATTGAAGACAGCCCATATAAAAATGAGTGTTAATAGACATGGTCTTTAATGGATATAATCACTTTCTATCTATAAACTATAAATGGACAAACGGATATCAGCTAATGAACATGGACTTTCCCATCTGACAGTTCTACGTCTCCTCATGGTAGTTGAGTTTAGGAAAATCTATAAGTTATGAATGAATTATGTTGATCTATTTAAGGAACTTTATGGGAAATGAATTCATCGTTTCGAATAGATAATACTCATgttagttgataaaaaaagagGTTTCTATTTCTGAATGTTTCTACACAATTTgacatgatttttttcttttgtttttaaattattttcatttttatgcgCAAACTAAACTAATGAGGTTGAATCTACCATCAATTGTTGTTAAACTAGAGAGTTGTAGttaattttatggttttcaTAATTCGAATGGATTGTATATTTTTCTGGTATGTGTTTAGATTTTATTGATCACATCttagatataatttttagtcAATTATGATTCATACTCTGCAACTAACGGAACACTTTGACTTATACAGTTAGTGGGTTGCTTCTGAATTTCAATTTATCTGTGTATGTGTATGTTTGTCGTTAAACATGTTTTTGTCATCACATTAGAGTATAGACTTTGAGGTTTTATGGAAGTCCTATTGATATTTTCGGTTTTGTAAGCTAGGACATTGATTGCAAGTACAACCACTTATGAACCTTGGAAAAGTTTTTGAACAATTAAGAAGCATGATGTTTTGACATGACGAATGGAACCAAAAATATTCTTCCATGTGTTTGAATTCCATCAGCTTGAGTTTATTTGTAAATGCTTATgtataaaaatgacaaaaattgtTAACACTACTTAAAAAGAAAGGTTTCTAGTTGTATACGTAATACAGTATATATCAATCTTCTAGTTTCTCTGTACGATTCAATTATTAAGATGCATGATTGATTCCATGCAAGTTGGTTGGTTACAAGGTCATGTCTATTTAAACACATCAGGTTAATCCGAAGAGCAAAACAGGGCAACGAGAATGGGCTTTATGTCAAATCGAACGAGAAAGAAAACTTAACATACGCTAAAGACAAAAGTGTCCACAACTTGATTCATCAGATTAATTGATTATACTTTTATAGCCATATTTATACAAAACTCATGTCATTTCGTATCTAACTAAACTACGTTTACGTGTTCAtcaacaattatatttttttctgatttactCATCTTCGAAGTATATCATAATCAGGTTTGTACTAAAAGACAAATGATACGAAGATCAAGAAACTTCTTAGTTTATGCGAATTGCACTCGTTTCATCTTCCTTATGAAAAGATCGTTCATGAATTAACTCAGTAGTACAAACACTTTTTCCTTCCAGTTCACCGTATTGCACAAGTTGTAACGCATAGAAGAGAACTAGTTTACGTATGGTAAACTCCTTTCGCCTGTTCATAACAGAGAAACGCTTAAAACAATAATTGTAATTAATGCTGCCTGTAATCTCTATGTAAATGTCAGGAGAATCCTAACTGAATCGTTTACTAATAtaattaatcattaaaaaataaaaagataatgttgGCAGGCAACAGTAAATAAATTACCAATTTACTAAAATCATgtaactatttgaaaataaaaataaataaataaataaaaaagctcTATAAAAACACTCGTCAGGGAGAGATATAAGCTTTGCATTGATCGTCTTCACCTAAACAAACACTGATTCTCGTAACGCCGCCATGTCTCTCCTCTCAGATCTCGTCAACCTCAACCTCTCTGACTCCACCGAGAAAATCATCGCTGAATACATATGGTTCGATCTCacttctctctgtttctctctttcactgttttgtttctttctattAATAATACGATCATAAAGTTTTCACCTTTCTCTGTTCCTCTTGATCTGTTATCGTACCGAGAGTTCACTGAGATTGACGTGATACAATCGTAAAGCATGTCTCTTTGTGATCTCGTTTGTGATCTTTTTCGTATGAACTTTGAATGAATAGGATCGGTGGATCTGGAATGGACATCAGAAGCAAAGCCAGAGTAATATAATCGATACTCTGTTTCTTGATCGTCTGTTTTTTCATACTCTGTTTTTTATGGGCTGATATGATTTGTTTTGGATGATACAGACGCTCCCAGGACCAGTGAGCGATCCATCAAAGCTTCCCAAGTGGAACTACGACGGATCCAGCACCGGTCAGGCCGCTGGAGATGATAGTGAAGTCATTATATAGTATGTGTTTCGATCAGCTATAACTAATTAGGCAGACGCCATTAAGTAAATATGAAGTAAAAAGTGTtgatcttgtttttgtttttgtttaatgaATCGATAGCCCTCAGGCGATCTTCCGTGATCCGTTCAGGAGAGGCAacaacattctggtcggtcgattttttttttaatatgattagtgtaacaatatttcaatttttggataaagaaatgattgGTTATTTGTTATTATCTATGCAGGTGATGTGTGATGCTTACACACCGGCCGGGAATCCAATTCCTACCAACAAGAGACACAACGCTGCTAAGATCTTTAGCACCTCCAAAGTTGCCTCCGAGGAGCCTTGGTAAGCTCTTCTTCTTTGCAtattaatcaattatttataCTTAAAATACTCTTTTGGGTGTGGTTCATTAGGTATGGGATTGAGCAAGAGTACACATTGATGCAGAAGGGTGTGAACTGGCCTATTGGTTGGCCTGTTGGTGGCTTCCCTGGCCCACAGGGACCATACTACTGTGGTGTGGGAGCTGACAAAGCCATTGGTCGTGACATTGTGGATGCACACTACAAGGCCTGTCTCTACGCAGGTATCAGCATCTCTGGTGTCAATGGAGAAGTCATGCCTGGCCAGTGGGAGTTCCAAGTCGGTCCAGTTGAAGGTATTAGCGCTGGTGATCAAGTCTGGGTCGCTAGATTCCTTCTCGAGGTATAGACTAATCTTTACTTTAACCAGTTCCTTTAAGATACGTACAAGCTTTGCTAATgatcatctctctctttttgacAGAGGATCACTGAGATCTCTGGTGTAAATGTCAGCTTCGACCCAAAACCAGTCCCGGTTAGTGTCTCTTTACCACACTCTCTCTAATGCTCTCCTCTCTTCATGTTGTAACATATTGTTGTTTTGGTTCAGGGTGACTGGAACGGGGCTGGAGCTCACTGCAACTACAGTACGAAGTCGATGAGGAACGACGGAGGATTAGCGGTGATCAAGAAAGCCATAGAGAAGCTTCAGGTGAAGCACAAGGAGCACATTGCTGCTTACGGTGAAGGCAACGAGCGTCGTCTCACGGGGAAGCACGAGACGGCAGACATCAACACGTTCTCTTGGGGAGTGGCGAACCGTGGAGCTTCGGTTAGAGTGGGACGTGACACTGAGAAAGAAGGCAAAGGTTACTTCGAGGACAGAAGGCCGGCTTCTAACATGGATCCTTATGTCGTTACGTCCATGATTGCTGAAACCACCATCCTCGGTTAAAAGTCATCACATTTTAGTAATGTTTGGTTTTCTCCGGTTTGGTTTTATGATTTGAAGACTTTTCTGCTTGTGATGacattttgtgtttttttcttcttttagtttcgaataattaaaataaagtaTTCTTGTGGTGAAAATTTGATCAGCGACTTTTGTGTTGTGTTGCTGTTGTtgaaatgataataataacaaGGAAGTACGGCCTGGCATGTTACAGGTTGAACTAATTAATGAGCTTGTCGGGTGTAGTATCTACAAGCTAGATAAGATTTGAATAGAAATTTGAATATGTTGAATATTATTTACACCACCTACCATCAGATCATCTTTCCAATGGCTTccctcgttttttttttctcaaaatgaaataaactcaaaataaatttatgatttattttaataattcccttcattttttctcttaattattattatacttaattttcaaatttttattgcAAACAaaaccttttattttataaaattttagataatactCACTTATTTTCTGAATTCTACAACTTAACCAAACTTTAACTTATAAAAACagatatttattctattaataaaattacataaCAACATACAAGATAATAGTCTAAATTTACTTAAACATTAGTATTACTATGTTTTTTTCACAAATGATCAATCGAAgtatttcaaaaaaagaaatgagtttttttttttgatttgtcaAAACCgacttaattatttttgaaatcgAATAATTTCATGTCAGCTATTTGAATTTCTGGAAGTGAATTTCTCTTTCAAATACAATTGGTTATGTATTCTAATTTTGTATTAGTTATGTATCTCAATGATATTGTTTTCTATCTTATTTTCtttcaattatatattataattataaaactataaactataaattatattttaataactaattgttggtaattatattttaaaaagtttaatcaGTAAATACAAATTggatataaagttataaaattaagtttagtgttaatgttttgtttatacataaaaaattatcaaaaagtaaAAGATCATTGATGTAAATAAAAGCAATTCGACATCAAAATGAAGTTTTGAATAGAattcttttaaatttgaaagaaTACTGTTTGTATACTAATTTTCtctttcaaaataatatatcattgGAGctaaatttttcttatttatgatGTTCTTCTTCGTTTTGATGcatcatttaaaaatatctttagaGGTTGAAGGATACCTAATGcagaattaaaatttaaattgtgcACAAAAAGGACttacaatttaaatttaaaggGGAATTTTTGGAGGATgatgtttaagattttttaaaataaatatatactaaaaatcgGAAATATAGTCTTTagaaaaagtttcaaaaattatttttgaatttcgaaaagaaattttgaaaaataaaggaacaaaagttttaaaagtttaaaattcttttcttttgttaaagttcaaatttaaaaatgtaaaaaaaattgttattatttagttaattatatttattttatatttataaagaaaatgtaTAAAGCTATTATATCTTTTGAATGGAGAATGAATTTGTAGAAAAATTctttaattaaaagttaaattatgaataATGGTACAACTAATGTGGTAAATTcaaatttttcatataaattcccattttaatatatgtttatttaactgatttgttaattaaaattggtgaaatacaattttataattataaattaaaataacatatattatttattgctaaactatttttattatataaacatagtaaaattattctatttttttaaaaaaattattctattttaactCCCTAAATATAATGGTAGATTGGagatgttttatattttacatcCGACCTGCGTAAAATGTTGAATATTCTTCACAGCATTATGCAGTATGTTGCATGTGACTTATGAggaattttaaaacaaataaaaatatttaattccgAAGACGTAGGGTGGTGGATATTTAGGTGGGAACACACCGTAATGCTCGTCACGTGCACCGTACTGCTAAAGTGTAAAGACCTAATCTAATGCATTGAAATTCGTGACTAGCTACGGAAGAAAAGTCAAAttcaacttttatttatttatatttgtgataatttattttctgaGTGGGACGTTCGTGACTACTCCACTAATAAAAGTTGTGACGCATTTCTCTGAAGTTGGCATAATGGCCATTAAGTAACCTAAAAAGGATGATGCTGGAAAGTTGTATTAACGTTTTCTTAAGTTTTGCAAGGCATGAAAACACAAGTACATTGTTAGTACTTTGTACCTTAGTACGTTTTTATATCACACTTTGATTAGTGTATCCATTTTGAACACGTTGCTTGTAAAGTTATTAAACTAATAATCATGACATCCAACCCACTTGATTAAGCTTTCTATAAAGTAATATCAAAGTTATGATTTTGTTTatcgacaaaaaaaaacctacGAGTGGTGAGATATCGATTTACTTActgacattttatttttattttcctataaaataacattttttctcataaatagtttcttttatttacagaAAGTAACATTCGATTAGTTCAACTAGTCTTATAAAGCATATTCCGATTTTAACTTGTACACAGAGAAAAGGCAGTTGTTCAGAAAACTTGTTGGTTTCCTTACTGAATGGAAGTATTAGGTGTAAATGATATCATATAATTCATCATTCATTTAACTTGGACTCCTTTTACATGAGCATATAGAACTCTGAATATTTTATTCAGTTGTCATGTTTTTGGTTGATATCTTTACAGCATTTTATTTTGGTATTCTTTAACAAAGAGGTTGTTCAAAAACATAcaatctatctatttattttctgatATAAGTTGGAACATTCTAAATTTCGTTCAGACAATATGATAGCTTGTCCTTTTCTTCTAGGCCGGCCGAATCAGCCAGGCATATTAACAAAGGGTGCAATTCCGCTACTACTTAGCTACTTGGGTTGTATTTTCAGAAACTGTATTCGGTACTATCTTGGATAAACACAAATGAGGCGTTGAAATAATTCAGAGAAGGCCGTCTATTGGGTATTAAAGTTATTCGgcccaaaatattaaaaattcaattgaCGTCGTTTCGATATGAATCTAAGCCCAAGTGTTGCCGTGTAGATGACCactgaacaaaacaaaacaaaaaccccCCACACGTTAAAACCCTCTCCCCCTCCTCTCAAATCTCGCAGAGCTCCACGGAGATGAGATGAGATGAAATGGCTCCCTCTACTTCGATTCCATCTCTGAACCCAACTCACAGCTTCCATCACCAGTTCCCCCATTCCAATTCTTCATTCCCTTCACCTCCCAGTTTTCTGCGATGTGGTGGAAATCGCCGTCGTGGGGTCACCAtggccgccgccgccgccgggaAGGATCACTACAAAACATTGAATGTCGGACGCAACGCCACATTGAAGGAGATCAAGAGCGCGTACAGAAATCTCGCTCGCAAGGTTACTTCATTTTACTCTTTTACTTTTGATAGCTTGGAACTATAAGGTTTAGGGAGTTGTGTGATTGGGTGTAAACAGTATCATCCGGACATGAACAAGAACCCTGGTGCTGAAGATAAGTTCAAACAGATCAGTGCTGCTTATGAGGTAAACTTCAAactcctctcttttttttttcctttttttcattCAGAGTCTTTGCTTCATTGTTTTTGCTTATTACAAGTGGAAATGAAGCGTTTTTTTGTAGGTATTATCTGATGAGGAGAAGAGATCTGCTTATGATCGCTTTGGCGAGGCTGGTTTAGATGGAAGTTTCAATGCATCACAGGATGCTTCTGAAGGAGTAAGTCATTTTTCTGAAGCTCTCAGATATTTTTTGGAATTGAAAAATGACCTCTTTGATTCTCATTTCTTCAGGTGGATCCATTTGATTTGTATAGTGCCTTCTTTGGAGGTGGTTCTGATGGTTTCTTTGGAGAAATGGGTGATTCTGGAGGAGGGATGGGGGGTTTTGATTTCATGAATAAGAGAAGCCTTGACCTTGACATAAGGTAAGAtgcatgtttgtttgtttatcacGATTATAGTTACTTACCCATGAATTAGTATTTGATTCCTACATCCCTTCTGTGGTGAATGGGTGACATTTAGCTATAGGAAATTAGATATTCAGCTTATCCCTTTTGCTAATAAGCTCTTGTTGCGGCCTTGTCTGGTTGGTTGCCCATTGTGTTTTATTTCCTTGTCTCCCTGGCctttgggattttttttttttgtttcttgactGATACTAGGGGAACATGTATGTTAGGTATGATATGCGGTTGAGCTTTGAAGAGTCTGTTTTTGGAGTAAAGCGTGAGATCGATGTTTCTTATTTAGCAACGTGTGATGGCTGTGGAGGCACAGGTGCTAAATCTAGTAAGGACGTTAAACAGTGTAGCAATTGTGGTGGTAAAGGCCGTGTCATGGACACTCAGAGAACACCCTTTGGAATCATGTCTCAGGTAGGCCATTACTGTTCTGATCACCTGCTATTCCTGTAATGACTTGTGCTATAGATGACATAATAATGTGTGATATATATAGGTTTCCACTTGCTCCAAATGTGGCGGTGAAGGCAAAATCATAACTGATAAATGTCGAATGTGCAATGGCAACGGGAGACTACGGTCTAGCAAAAAGATGGATGTTGTTGTCCCTCCTGGTGTCAGCGACAGAGCCACAATGCGGATTCAAGGAGAAGGTAACGTGGACAAGAGAAGGTAACACGTTCGACTAATTACGTTTCctgatatttagttttttttttcttttcaactaTTGGTTTTGTAATTTCTATAGTGGACGAGCTGGAGACCTATTCATAGTGCTTCAAGTTGATGAGAAGCGTGGAATCCGGAGGGAAGGGCTTAATCTATATTCCAAGATCACCATCGATTTCACAGATGCAATACTTGGGACTGTCACTAAGGTGGTTTTAGCTTCTTGTTACTCGGTAATGGGAACCTAGTTGTAGGTAATGAcatcttcctttttttttgtgtcagGTAGAAACAGTTGAGGGAACGATGGATCTTCGGATTCCGCCTGGAACTCAGCCAGGGGACACTGTGAAATTATATAGGAAAGGAGTTCCAGACACGGATAGACCTTCAGTTAGAGGTGATCATTGCTTTGTGGTGAAGGTTTTGATCCCCAAAAACCTAAGGTTTGTGTCAAATCACTTCTTTTGTATCCATCCCTCTATGCCATGCTTTGCTTTGCtaaaatgttgaaaacaattttgAAACCTTCAGCGAGAGGGAGCGCGAGTTGGTACAGGAGTTCTCGTCGCTCGGAAGATCTAGCAGTAGTACTGGTACAATACTTACTTGCACCTAATTAAAAtctattttcaaacaaaaaaagaaacttataaTCCTCATTTGTAGAAACTCGTCAAGAGGAGCATAGATTTGAGTCGGAGTCCAGAAAAGGACCGTCTTTGTGGCATAAAATGAAGAGTTTCATAAGGTAAAACTCATGGAACTTTTCTCAGCAGTTCATCAAAGACGACACAATATTGTCCATCTTATCCATGAATCCTGGTCTATATGGCACGTTCTTTTTTGTAGACCAGAAGATTCAAGAACGAAGTTTGGGACTATGAGCTTAAACACATCAGTGCCACTACGAAGAATGAAAGAGACAGGGACTTCGACTGTTCTCACGTTCTTGGCTCTGTGCGTTATAACCTCGGCTGTTGCATTGGTTCAGAAAAAGGGTAATCGcttgaaagaaaataaagaaatataaatatcttcAAAACCCTAGACCCAGATGGAGAACTTTGGTTCCAAGTAATAGAGAGCATGACTTTGAAAGTCCATTCGTTGCCTATACAATTCTAGTTTATAGGTTGAACTTGTTTGTTtaacagaaagaaaaagagatctTGTATGTATGTTTTATCATTAATTTATGGTTAAACAGTTCTGGTAAAACGAACAATGTGGTTCTCTAAGCAAATGATTGTAGTATTGAGATACCATATGAGCTCGTAGATATTTCATGGTGTATTATGGTGTTGAGGTGAACCCTGCAAAGTGCAAACTTTGATAACAAGTCGGTGCAAGAATTAGATTTTAAGATAATTGTAGCCGTTCTCTTCCAGTGTAACGCTCAACCATTTGTTTTCTACTTTTCTATATCACTGTAACCGTCGTgacttttaagtttttttttttgttttttacttctTTAAACAAGTTAGcctatattttaatagaatatattaatgGGACCCTATTTGATTGGATAATTCAGAGTGGATACAATGACATAAATAGAGAATGTGTTTTGGGAAAAACTATTTAATGCTGTAAATTATTGTTGTTGCCTTTTCTACATGTTATGGTCCTACTTACTATATGCACCCATGTTCTATTTTTCCTTTACAACTATGCAATATATTCTAcagaaaaaatcaattttatataaatatgattgttttgttttattaacgAAGGAAAAACATAGAACTAAGTGTATCTTGAGAAGAGGGCCTTCACTTTACTCAGATGCAAGGAATTTCATGATGTTCTTAGCAGTTAGCACGGTTTTTAATTAACTTTTCTGGATTCCATTTCTCTTGTAGGAGTATTAGTTTAATATCTTCCCCTAACTATACTCATCCACTTGCTAAATTATTCATGTTACACTTCATTTCcccaaaacattttttaatacgGTTAATAACGATGACTACAATAGTAATAACTCTGTACATTAACCGGAgcttctagctcagttggtaaagggttcacagctgtgagttccgccacctgggttcgaatcccggctACTGGAGAATTAatatttcggcatcgccagggacagaggaccgacatgtggcaacacgtgactagtctggaccacttatgtggggccaggatacctctgtataattcaaaaaaaagaaaaataactcTGTACATTTTTAGCAGTTTATGTAACTAGagcattttatttatataaaaagagagaaacGGATGTGAATTATCTCAATTTTAGacgaaaaagaacaaaatattttgaaaatggtGTTAGAAGACTAATGCAGCTTAGACAGAGACAAATACTGCTAAACATGTACATAGGATACTCTCCTATAATCTGATCCATTGCAATCACATATTTTTAACCAAGCAGGGAATGACATATGTCACCGCCGTATTAGAAATGTCGTTTTTGTCACATTCCCAAGttctttaaaattaaat is part of the Raphanus sativus cultivar WK10039 chromosome 5, ASM80110v3, whole genome shotgun sequence genome and harbors:
- the LOC108861491 gene encoding uncharacterized protein LOC108861491, which produces MAPSTSIPSLNPTHSFHHQFPHSNSSFPSPPSFLRCGGNRRRGVTMAAAAAGKDHYKTLNVGRNATLKEIKSAYRNLARKYHPDMNKNPGAEDKFKQISAAYEVLSDEEKRSAYDRFGEAGLDGSFNASQDASEGVDPFDLYSAFFGGGSDGFFGEMGDSGGGMGGFDFMNKRSLDLDIRYDMRLSFEESVFGVKREIDVSYLATCDGCGGTGAKSSKDVKQCSNCGGKGRVMDTQRTPFGIMSQVSTCSKCGGEGKIITDKCRMCNGNGRLRSSKKMDVVVPPGVSDRATMRIQGEGNVDKRSGRAGDLFIVLQVDEKRGIRREGLNLYSKITIDFTDAILGTVTKVETVEGTMDLRIPPGTQPGDTVKLYRKGVPDTDRPSVRGDHCFVVKVLIPKNLSERERELVQEFSSLGRSSSSTETRQEEHRFESESRKGPSLWHKMKSFIRPEDSRTKFGTMSLNTSVPLRRMKETGTSTVLTFLALCVITSAVALVQKKGNRLKENKEI
- the LOC108805220 gene encoding glutamine synthetase cytosolic isozyme 1-3 is translated as MSLLSDLVNLNLSDSTEKIIAEYIWIGGSGMDIRSKARTLPGPVSDPSKLPKWNYDGSSTGQAAGDDSEVIIYPQAIFRDPFRRGNNILVMCDAYTPAGNPIPTNKRHNAAKIFSTSKVASEEPWYGIEQEYTLMQKGVNWPIGWPVGGFPGPQGPYYCGVGADKAIGRDIVDAHYKACLYAGISISGVNGEVMPGQWEFQVGPVEGISAGDQVWVARFLLERITEISGVNVSFDPKPVPGDWNGAGAHCNYSTKSMRNDGGLAVIKKAIEKLQVKHKEHIAAYGEGNERRLTGKHETADINTFSWGVANRGASVRVGRDTEKEGKGYFEDRRPASNMDPYVVTSMIAETTILG